A DNA window from Danio aesculapii chromosome 1, fDanAes4.1, whole genome shotgun sequence contains the following coding sequences:
- the si:dkey-9i23.5 gene encoding lectin, giving the protein MWKAGSIGVLLVLLFGSGNFFKMERGFHAGSGNATEWCSMPKACDMPGFSDWFRVGKHCVKYFFRRLNFTQAEFNCRTKAPGAHLASVHSLQDNSYLLCIVKKFNPKSLRIWLGAYEFFKSGQFFWLDGSFWNFNLWVPGEPNHMYTSNEECLEMSWKETGKWNDDNCNVKKSYICAFKRKEFMEIHSE; this is encoded by the exons ATG TGGAAAGCAGGATCTATTGGCGTTTTGTTGGTTCTTCTTTTTGGAAGTGGCAACTTCTTCAAAATGGAGAGAG GTTTTCATGCTGGAAGTGGGAATGCCACTGAGTGGTGCTCAATGCCGAAAGCATGTGATATGCCTGGATTCTCTGATTGGTTCAGAGTGGGTAAACACTGTGTCAAATACTTCTTCAGACGCTTAAACTTCACTCAAGCTGAG TTCAATTGCAGGACCAAAGCCCCTGGTGCACATCTGGCCTCAGTGCATAGTTTACAGGATAACAGTTACTTGCTGTGCATTGTGAAAAAATTTAACCCAAAAAGCCTGCGCATCTGGCTCGGAGCCTATGAATTTTTTAAG TCTGGTCAGTTTTTCTGGCTCGATGGATCCTTCTGGAATTTTAATCTGTGGGTTCCTGGCGAGCCCAATCATATGTACACTAGCAATGAGGAATGCTTGGAGATGAGCTGGAAAG AAACTGGAAAGTGGAACGACGACAATTGCAATGTCAAGAAAAGCTATATCTGTGCCTTCAAGCGTAAGGAATTCATGGAAATACACTCTGAGTGA
- the si:dkey-9i23.6 gene encoding uncharacterized protein si:dkey-9i23.6 translates to MEEQTAKSDAKDGQLNHIPFFQSVLKKRPKGTVNNPKTDKFPDTACKTVFYGGCSIKEGSKDSDSTVRSDGDEEQSSKISGTFNVSELVPSDAREGQRSDIPLLESMLNKLMIQKERANHHTTDRLRGRPDKTSKSVFHHSVESVTNEDRSDFDSTVRSDADQEKPARSSDREDGKEESKGVPEEFPKWERRIFSSVPLALLTKVAEMKESKLVEVKNNKDPSMVEDKSEAALLQDESSQQLSAPNPDLSVSSDRADFAQTKTEVLDEACSGPSNTVSMDTGNAQTAEKVVGRTTRSASEPVSTKPKEERPLSAPSALNSQEFDKYADIMTPKHFSKAAVSLELENSGMTEQNNSLAKTQKKGVKHKMKNFTQKLKERFKEKQDCEQNTSTSAEDNVEEEEQPMETEDPDLPPPLPTKKGKYVILDRKFTLRDFKLNIEPINLMEEIFTGDEWLNYLPTKGSSDEKDTSDQSISYDPPKLETDNQVNVPEPIPEPNPQEDIKTTQDSVDDTQQDKAAEVNSQARVERVESNTSVFAIPKALLTNNAIKQMTDCEPKKSDDIYDCVDIYILPKNDIPTAKRKASEVNLIDFSAIKSFALLDNSALKSRIRLSKKRPHRPPKKHKKVKAEKSNAIFYKIPPVILNESPLTAFLPRHSTPFSPPPHLPTKCTPSQ, encoded by the exons AGTGATGCAAAGGATGGTCAGTTGAATCATATTCCGTTTTTTCAATCTGTGCTGAAGAAACGTCCAAAAGGGACTGTCAACAATCCCAAAACAGATAAATTCCCAGATACAGCTTGCAAAACTGTGTTTTATGGAGGATGTTCAATAAAGGAAGGGAGTAAAGATTCGGATAGCACGGTCAGATCTGATGGTGACGAGGAACAGTCAAGTAAGATTTCTGGGACATTTAATGTGTCTGAGTTAGTGCCGAGTGATGCAAGGGAAGGTCAGCGAAGTGATATTCCACTCCTGGAGTCCATGCTGAACAAGCTCATGATCCAAAAGGAGAGAGCCAACCATCACACAACAGATAGACTACGTGGGCGGCCAGATAAGACCTCTAAAAGTGTGTTTCACCACTCTGTGGAGTCTGTAACAAATGAAGACAGGAGTGATTTTGATTCCACAGTCAGATCTGATGCCGATCAGGAAAAACCAGCCAGGAGTTCGGACAGAGAAGATGGAAAAGAAGAATCCAAAGGGGTTCCAGAGGAGTTTCCTAAATGGGAGAGAAGGATTTTCAGCTCTGTTCCTTTGGCATTGCTAACAAAGGTGGCAGAGATGAAAGAAAGTAAACTGGTGGAGGTCAAAAACAACAAAGACCCTAGCATGGTGGAAGACAAGTCTGAAGCTGCATTATTGCAGGACGAATCTTCTCAACAATTATCGGCACCAAATCCTGACCTCTCAGTGTCCTCAGACAGAGCTGACTTTGCACAGACTAAAACTGAAGTACTTGATGAGGCTTGCTCTGGTCCTTCAAATACAGTTAGCATGGACACAGGCAACGCTCAGACTGCTGAAAAGGTGGTAGGAAGGACAACAAGATCTGCTTCAGAGCCAGTGAGCACCAAGCCTAAAGAAGAGAGACCCCTATCCGCCCCGAGTGCTTTAAACTCACAGGAATTTGACAAATATGCTGATATAATGACACCAAAACACTTCAGCAAAGCGGCTGTGAGTTTAGAATTGGAGAATTCAGGGATGACAGAACAAAATAACTCGCTTGCCAAAACACAGAAGAAGGGAGTGAAACACAAGATGAAGAATTTTACTCAAAAACTGAAAGAAAGGTTTAAAGAAAAGCAGGATTGTGAGCAGAACACAAGCACGAGTGCAGAAGACAACGTGGAGGAAGAGGAACAGCCT ATGGAAACTGAGGATCCAGACCTTCCACCACCTCTCCCAACAAAAAAGGGGAAATATGTTATCTTAGACAG AAAATTTACCTTAAGAGACTTCAAACTCAATATTGAACCTATCAACCTAATGGAGGAAATATTCACAGGAGACGAATGGCTCAATTACTTGCCCACTAAAGGCAGTTCGGATGAGAAAGATACTAGTGATCAGTCAATCTCGTATGATCCCCCCAAACTAGAAACAGATAATCAGGTCAACGTTCCTGAGCCAATACCAGAACCAAACCCACAAGAAGACATAAAGACCACTCAGGACAGTGTTGATGATACTCAACAGGACAAAGCTGCAGAAGTCAACAGTCAAGCACGAGTAGAACGAGTCGAATCAAACACAAGTGTTTTTGCCATCCCAAAAGCACTTCTAACAAATAATGCTATCAAACAAATGACAGACTGTGAGCCAAAGAAATCAGATGACATCTATGACTGTGTGGACATTTATATTCTTCCCAAAAATGACATTCCAACAGCAAAAAGGAAGGCATCGGAAGTTAATCTGATAGACTTTTCAGCAATCAAG TCGTTCGCATTGTTGGACAACTCCGCCCTCAAGAGTCGAATCCGTCTCAGCAAAAAGAGACCCCACCGACCacccaaaaaacacaaaaaag TAAAAGCAGAAAAGTCAAATGCCATATTCTACAAGATTCCCCCAGTCATCCTGAATGAATCTCCTTTGACTGCATTTCTACCACGTCACAGCACCCCCTTTTCCCCACCTCCTCATTTACCTACAAAATGCACTCCTAGCCAGTGA